A portion of the Streptomyces sp. NBC_00376 genome contains these proteins:
- a CDS encoding IS6 family transposase, translated as MDSTPPSYKGHRYPAEIISHCVWLYHRFPLSFREVEELMLQRGVLVSHETVRRWCAKFGQAYADGLRRRRPRPGDKWHLDEVFVKINGVRQYLWRAVDQDGNVLDILVQSRRNAKAAKRFLTKLMKKQQRVPRVMVTDKLRSYGTAHRELMPSVEHRSHKGLNNRAENSHQPTRQRERAMKGFLSVGAAQRFLAAFSGISPHFRPRRHLMTAPGYRAEMTIRFAIWDQVTGAAGQPAAA; from the coding sequence GTGGACAGTACGCCGCCGTCGTACAAGGGGCACCGGTACCCGGCCGAGATCATCTCCCACTGCGTGTGGCTGTACCACCGCTTCCCGCTGTCGTTCCGCGAGGTCGAAGAGCTCATGCTCCAGCGCGGCGTCCTCGTCTCCCACGAGACCGTGCGCCGTTGGTGCGCCAAGTTCGGCCAGGCCTACGCCGACGGACTGCGCCGCCGACGGCCCCGGCCTGGCGACAAGTGGCATCTCGACGAAGTGTTCGTCAAGATCAACGGTGTGCGGCAGTATCTGTGGCGGGCCGTCGACCAGGACGGCAACGTCCTGGACATCCTGGTCCAGTCGAGGCGGAACGCAAAGGCCGCCAAGCGGTTCCTGACCAAGCTCATGAAGAAGCAGCAGCGGGTGCCCAGAGTCATGGTCACCGACAAGCTCCGCTCCTACGGCACCGCCCACCGGGAGCTGATGCCCTCGGTCGAGCACCGTTCCCACAAGGGCCTGAACAACCGGGCGGAGAACAGCCACCAGCCGACCCGGCAACGCGAACGCGCCATGAAAGGCTTCCTCAGCGTCGGCGCAGCCCAGCGGTTCCTGGCCGCGTTCAGCGGCATCTCACCGCACTTCCGACCCCGCCGCCACCTGATGACCGCTCCCGGCTACCGAGCCGAGATGACCATCCGCTTCGCCATCTGGGACCAGGTCACCGGCGCTGCCGGCCAGCCCGCCGCAGCCTGA
- a CDS encoding FAD-binding protein has protein sequence MNQPTTCNRQWDRAERRARAWADRMGLLTTPDEKRRLERMGQGRMAGFVAPRADPAELELLAQWGAFIALVDDSLDRGPGNGSPSHVRALMDSLVSVVDGSATTSDLSIPAVRAIVNLWNRSTPATSPQWARRFAARYRDFADATCEESLLRTRRTPLALSRYVEMRRHTITVLPMLALVERGLSGEESDLESLREATADLVAWTNDLASAGRESAEGTDNLVSILARERRCTHHEAAAIARTMISERMDAFDAAAATALAQGPHSAGLSVRVDRIRSFLDGALAWQGETRRNDPEAAGPDAARLAEPERAGNNPPPFGPATGSPGPWQAPTDVPRSIDRLTRHLSLAVSPGGAVTDRCASRVLESALFLALLRAARTHEPQQEQLTLFLRSRRVGADPVDALLIDACLHPAETAGRAGQAVVELAGQLNRGTGGRGRFKAAMMRAVLHLLCDALMTDDDLLPSMPPDRITTYTDVNLLAIRVICARATGHPHMVTGAERNRLVDSLDTGRNRLFWEAGATTHLLALHAVRGFRPGHPVVDDGILRMTLAQNRDGGLPFLDSQDLWLAAVAGLAFLADDRLRPLTGRMGEFVASWQAPDGGWPFASAMSQTDLDTTTRCMEFLEASAPERYASHLRRATRYLEAMAGPDGGFPTWVSSDAPDLDMTAGALLALAPTGRHHALLTRSAGFVLDAQRPDGTFERSWTISESSGILRTLNALHAVPQPSASLAARIAEATARAVSHLTAVQNADGGWGRQNNDSSDVLSTAQAVPVLARHGNHACARRGISYLLAHQDSDGGFTSVPDQTGPRPLPFDFPVLASLHTLPALLTSASLTQDPATPSPCSATHRRIRSSSRTPSTVDWSALDVRMSGTLLEPHDAGYEQARLVVNQRYDDVHPQAVAYPATAEDVAACVTFARERGVQLTIRSGGHSYAGYSTGPGLVVHLRELNSITVGDGRVRLGAGTLGMAAHTALAASGAGLPLGRCPSIGVAGATLGGGLSAFTRSWGLAIDHLTGVDIVTADGQLRSVNAHSLGADRDLHWAMLGGGGGNFGVVTALDYTTVDISDMAFTRIVMRWPMKDMSALIQGWTAWNADPNLPRELCTAIEQLSDRGAPSELVVTGTFIGTPRQVQPLLDSLVTAVGRPESDRVTHPVSYVQAAAEPERWGGGTIGPRVAFAAKSQIVRRPMTPVAADDMVAAVNRLHRLNGVTGAGGLLIDSMGGAVNDVAPDATAFPHRSAVGVVQYHSYWHEFTPQPHIEQRMQWLRDIHTTMHPHLGTGGYVNGMDPELDDWETAYHGDNHPRLQRVKAAVDPDQFFTQPQAITPVKTPSTGTVTTHTGSRPTVRAHGHRSDAELTRLARRLHGRLLRPGDPDYDKARVLHNQRYDIVMPAAIARIADEDDAAACLAYAAETGTATAVRAGGHNYAGFSTTPGLVIDVAALNSITVSRDRVRLGAGVSSTSAGQTLARSNLAIAAGRWGSVGVAGLTLGGGKSAFSRAWGLSCDRLTGATIVTPDGRTRHLTCAPEDPDRELFWALRGAGGGNFGVVTALDFQPVDITGRSFAHFQIQWAHADMASALCGWQHWITDPRTPREVSCDVRILLDGSGPSQPIVHGAWIGGTASLLRVIDRLIAAVGRPPKRINITPGSYVESAMVTDHPLRDSATHSESAWPAPAFTDPGACNDSGDTPGGDDRMAWAGKSHIVRAPMTEAATAILIAGINDLHGLGATGGFYLDSLGGAVADITSSATAFPHRNALAVLQYITTWPRTCPPSDSAARLDSMRNTHAAMQMHLGPGAYVNDTDPELLGWEHAYYADNYPRLQRVKATYDPGQVLDFPQAVRVPSLPAFPTLPAFPTQPQDTAGTRSTDGPHSQPAAPMRTSTPWPTGRGEPVPPPWK, from the coding sequence ATGAACCAACCGACCACCTGCAACCGGCAGTGGGACCGGGCAGAACGCCGTGCACGCGCCTGGGCCGACCGCATGGGACTGCTCACGACCCCGGACGAGAAGCGGCGTCTGGAGAGGATGGGGCAGGGAAGGATGGCCGGCTTCGTCGCTCCCCGAGCGGACCCGGCCGAACTCGAACTCCTGGCACAGTGGGGTGCCTTCATCGCGCTGGTCGACGACAGCCTCGACCGTGGACCGGGCAACGGCAGTCCCTCGCACGTACGGGCCCTCATGGACTCCCTGGTCTCCGTGGTGGACGGGTCGGCCACCACATCTGATCTGTCCATCCCCGCGGTGCGGGCGATCGTGAACCTGTGGAACCGCTCGACACCGGCCACCAGCCCGCAATGGGCAAGGCGGTTCGCCGCCCGCTACCGCGACTTTGCCGACGCCACCTGTGAAGAATCCCTGCTGCGCACCAGGCGCACTCCCCTTGCGCTGTCCCGCTACGTGGAGATGCGCCGGCACACCATCACGGTGCTGCCGATGCTCGCTTTGGTGGAGCGCGGGTTGTCCGGCGAGGAGAGCGACCTGGAGAGTCTGCGCGAGGCCACCGCGGATCTCGTCGCGTGGACCAACGACCTGGCATCGGCGGGACGGGAATCCGCTGAAGGAACGGACAACCTCGTCTCGATCCTCGCGCGTGAACGCCGGTGCACCCACCACGAGGCTGCCGCGATCGCCCGCACGATGATCAGCGAACGCATGGACGCCTTCGACGCGGCAGCGGCAACCGCGCTCGCTCAAGGACCGCACAGTGCAGGTCTGAGCGTACGAGTCGATCGGATCCGCTCCTTCCTCGACGGGGCCCTGGCCTGGCAGGGAGAAACGCGACGCAACGACCCCGAGGCAGCAGGCCCCGACGCCGCCCGGCTGGCAGAGCCAGAGCGGGCCGGCAACAATCCTCCGCCCTTTGGTCCGGCCACCGGATCGCCCGGCCCCTGGCAGGCACCGACAGACGTGCCGAGGAGCATCGACCGCCTCACCCGGCATCTGTCGTTGGCCGTCTCGCCCGGAGGAGCGGTGACCGACCGGTGTGCCAGCCGGGTATTGGAATCGGCACTGTTCCTCGCCCTCCTGCGCGCCGCACGGACACACGAGCCCCAGCAGGAACAGCTGACCTTGTTTCTGCGCTCACGTCGGGTGGGCGCGGATCCCGTCGACGCCCTTTTGATCGATGCCTGTCTCCACCCCGCCGAAACAGCGGGACGGGCAGGCCAGGCTGTCGTGGAGCTCGCCGGACAGCTGAACCGCGGAACCGGTGGGCGCGGCCGGTTCAAGGCCGCCATGATGCGGGCAGTGCTTCACCTGCTGTGCGACGCCCTCATGACGGACGACGACCTCCTGCCGTCGATGCCGCCGGACCGGATCACGACGTACACCGATGTCAATCTCCTCGCCATCCGGGTGATCTGCGCCCGGGCGACCGGCCACCCGCACATGGTGACCGGAGCCGAACGCAACCGGCTGGTCGACTCGCTGGACACCGGCCGCAACCGGCTGTTCTGGGAGGCCGGCGCCACCACCCACCTGCTCGCCCTGCACGCCGTTCGCGGCTTCCGCCCCGGCCACCCGGTGGTGGACGACGGCATTCTGAGGATGACGCTGGCTCAGAACCGCGACGGAGGGCTGCCGTTTCTCGACAGCCAGGACCTCTGGCTCGCAGCCGTCGCCGGACTGGCCTTCCTTGCCGATGACCGGCTGCGCCCGCTCACGGGCCGGATGGGCGAGTTCGTCGCCTCCTGGCAGGCGCCCGACGGTGGCTGGCCGTTCGCCAGCGCCATGTCCCAGACAGACCTCGACACCACCACCCGCTGCATGGAGTTCCTCGAGGCCAGTGCCCCCGAGCGCTACGCCTCCCACCTGCGACGGGCCACCCGATACCTGGAAGCCATGGCCGGGCCGGACGGCGGCTTCCCAACCTGGGTCAGCAGCGATGCGCCCGACCTGGACATGACCGCCGGGGCCCTCCTCGCACTCGCCCCCACCGGGCGGCACCACGCATTGCTCACCAGGTCCGCCGGGTTCGTCCTCGACGCCCAGCGACCTGACGGAACCTTCGAGCGCAGCTGGACGATCAGCGAGTCCAGCGGGATCCTCCGCACGCTCAACGCCCTGCACGCGGTGCCGCAGCCTTCCGCTTCCCTCGCCGCCCGGATCGCCGAGGCGACCGCGCGAGCAGTGTCACACCTGACTGCCGTGCAGAACGCCGACGGAGGCTGGGGCCGGCAGAACAACGACTCCAGCGACGTGCTGTCCACGGCACAGGCCGTGCCCGTCCTGGCCCGCCACGGCAACCACGCGTGCGCCCGCCGTGGCATCAGCTACCTCCTGGCCCACCAGGACTCCGACGGCGGATTCACCTCCGTACCCGACCAGACGGGCCCCCGCCCGCTGCCGTTCGACTTTCCGGTCCTGGCCTCCCTCCACACCCTGCCGGCCCTCCTCACCTCCGCCTCGCTCACCCAGGACCCGGCCACCCCGTCGCCGTGCTCCGCGACCCACCGAAGAATCCGGTCCAGCAGCCGAACCCCGAGCACCGTGGACTGGTCGGCCCTCGACGTCAGGATGAGCGGAACACTGCTGGAGCCTCACGACGCCGGCTACGAGCAGGCACGGCTCGTGGTCAACCAGCGCTACGACGACGTGCACCCGCAAGCCGTGGCCTACCCGGCCACCGCCGAGGACGTTGCCGCGTGCGTGACCTTCGCGCGAGAGCGCGGCGTGCAACTGACGATCCGCTCCGGCGGCCACAGCTACGCGGGGTACTCCACCGGTCCCGGCCTCGTGGTCCACCTGCGCGAACTGAACTCGATCACGGTGGGCGACGGCCGGGTCAGGCTGGGTGCGGGAACGCTGGGGATGGCGGCCCACACGGCACTGGCCGCATCCGGAGCGGGCCTGCCGCTGGGGCGCTGCCCCTCCATCGGGGTGGCCGGAGCGACCCTGGGTGGCGGCCTGAGCGCCTTCACCCGGTCCTGGGGCCTGGCCATCGACCACCTCACGGGTGTGGACATCGTCACCGCGGACGGACAACTCCGCAGCGTCAACGCTCATTCCCTGGGTGCCGACCGCGATCTCCACTGGGCCATGCTGGGCGGTGGCGGAGGCAACTTCGGCGTGGTCACCGCACTGGACTACACCACCGTCGACATCAGCGACATGGCCTTCACCCGCATCGTCATGCGCTGGCCCATGAAGGACATGTCCGCCCTCATCCAAGGCTGGACAGCCTGGAACGCCGACCCGAACCTGCCGCGCGAACTGTGCACCGCCATCGAACAGCTCAGCGACAGAGGCGCACCCTCCGAACTCGTTGTCACCGGAACCTTCATCGGCACCCCCCGCCAAGTCCAGCCGCTCCTCGACAGCCTGGTCACCGCCGTCGGCAGGCCCGAGAGCGACCGCGTCACCCACCCCGTCAGCTACGTCCAGGCGGCGGCCGAACCGGAGCGCTGGGGCGGGGGAACCATCGGGCCCCGCGTTGCCTTCGCAGCCAAGTCGCAGATCGTCCGCCGGCCCATGACCCCGGTGGCAGCCGACGACATGGTCGCCGCGGTCAACCGGCTCCACCGGCTCAACGGCGTCACCGGAGCCGGAGGGCTGCTCATCGACTCCATGGGCGGGGCGGTCAACGACGTGGCACCGGACGCCACCGCCTTCCCCCACCGGTCGGCCGTCGGTGTCGTCCAATACCACTCCTACTGGCACGAGTTCACCCCGCAGCCCCACATCGAACAGCGCATGCAGTGGCTCCGCGACATCCACACCACCATGCACCCCCACCTGGGCACCGGCGGCTACGTGAACGGCATGGACCCCGAACTCGACGACTGGGAAACCGCCTATCACGGCGACAACCACCCCCGCCTGCAACGCGTCAAGGCCGCAGTGGACCCGGACCAGTTCTTCACCCAGCCCCAGGCCATCACCCCCGTCAAGACACCTTCCACCGGTACGGTCACGACGCACACCGGATCACGCCCCACCGTCCGGGCCCACGGGCACCGCTCCGACGCGGAGCTCACCCGGCTGGCACGAAGGCTTCACGGGCGGCTCCTGCGCCCGGGGGACCCGGACTACGACAAAGCCCGGGTGCTGCACAACCAGCGCTACGACATCGTCATGCCCGCAGCCATCGCCCGCATCGCAGACGAGGACGACGCCGCGGCGTGCCTGGCCTACGCCGCCGAGACCGGCACAGCGACCGCTGTCCGCGCGGGTGGCCACAACTACGCAGGCTTCTCCACCACCCCAGGGCTGGTGATCGATGTCGCCGCCCTGAACAGCATCACCGTCTCACGCGACAGGGTGCGCCTGGGCGCCGGTGTCAGCAGCACGAGCGCCGGACAGACCCTCGCACGCTCCAACCTGGCGATTGCAGCAGGACGGTGGGGATCGGTCGGGGTCGCCGGCTTGACCCTCGGTGGCGGCAAGAGTGCCTTCTCCCGCGCTTGGGGACTTTCCTGCGACCGGCTCACCGGAGCGACCATCGTCACCCCGGACGGACGCACACGCCACCTCACCTGCGCGCCCGAGGATCCCGACCGCGAACTGTTCTGGGCCCTGCGTGGCGCAGGCGGAGGCAACTTCGGCGTCGTCACGGCCCTGGACTTCCAACCGGTCGACATCACCGGCCGGTCGTTCGCGCACTTCCAGATCCAGTGGGCGCACGCCGACATGGCGAGCGCGCTGTGCGGATGGCAGCACTGGATCACCGACCCCCGTACACCGCGCGAGGTCTCCTGCGATGTACGGATCCTGCTCGATGGCAGCGGGCCCTCCCAACCCATCGTGCACGGCGCCTGGATCGGCGGCACCGCCTCGCTTCTCCGCGTGATCGACCGCCTGATCGCAGCCGTTGGACGCCCGCCGAAACGGATCAACATCACACCCGGCAGCTACGTCGAGTCCGCCATGGTCACCGACCACCCCCTGCGCGACAGCGCGACGCACTCCGAATCCGCCTGGCCCGCCCCTGCCTTCACAGATCCGGGGGCCTGCAACGACTCGGGTGACACCCCCGGCGGCGATGACCGGATGGCCTGGGCCGGGAAGTCGCACATCGTGCGTGCACCCATGACCGAAGCCGCCACCGCCATCCTGATCGCAGGCATCAACGACCTCCACGGGCTCGGCGCCACCGGCGGCTTCTACCTCGACTCCCTGGGAGGCGCCGTGGCCGACATCACCAGCAGCGCGACGGCGTTTCCACACCGAAACGCCCTGGCAGTCCTTCAATACATCACCACATGGCCCCGGACATGCCCGCCCTCCGACTCCGCCGCCCGGCTGGATTCGATGCGAAACACCCACGCCGCCATGCAGATGCACCTGGGCCCCGGGGCCTACGTCAACGACACCGACCCCGAACTCCTGGGCTGGGAACACGCCTATTACGCCGACAACTACCCCCGCCTGCAAAGGGTCAAGGCGACCTACGACCCCGGCCAGGTGCTCGACTTTCCCCAGGCCGTCCGAGTCCCCTCCCTGCCAGCCTTCCCCACCCTGCCGGCCTTCCCCACTCAGCCACAGGACACAGCCGGCACCCGCTCCACGGACGGACCCCACAGCCAACCAGCAGCCCCGATGCGTACCTCCACTCCGTGGCCAACCGGCAGGGGCGAGCCCGTCCCGCCACCATGGAAGTGA